From Crassaminicella indica, one genomic window encodes:
- the spoVG gene encoding septation regulator SpoVG, protein MEVTDVRVRKISDEGKMKAIVSVTFDNEFVVHDIKIIEGQNGLFIAMPSRKIGEGDFRDIAHPINSETRAKLQEHIFNEYEKVKNKEE, encoded by the coding sequence ATGGAGGTTACTGATGTACGTGTACGTAAAATCAGTGATGAAGGCAAGATGAAAGCTATTGTGTCAGTAACTTTTGATAATGAATTTGTAGTTCATGACATAAAAATTATCGAGGGACAAAATGGATTGTTTATAGCGATGCCGAGCAGAAAGATAGGAGAAGGAGATTTTAGAGATATTGCTCATCCTATTAACTCAGAGACTAGAGCAAAACTTCAAGAACATATATTTAATGAATATGAGAAAGTAAAAAACAAGGAAGAATAA
- the glmU gene encoding bifunctional UDP-N-acetylglucosamine diphosphorylase/glucosamine-1-phosphate N-acetyltransferase GlmU — translation MDNISAVILAAGAGTRMKSKLPKVLHDVCGKPMVEHIIDAAEEVNAKKTIVVIGHKGDKVKKAIEHRGVDFALQKEQLGTGHAVIKAEELIEDEGNVLLLCGDTPLIKGETLKALIDFHIKGNFQGTILTADFENPKGYGRIVRDDEGNVVKIVEEKDANEQEKRITEINSGMYCYNAKLLKEALKKITNDNKQQEYYITDVIEILRKEGYKVGAFKVEDNADIMGVNSRVQLACAEKVMRERILTKHMEDGVTIIDPKNTYIEKNVKIGIDTVIYPGVILKGDTSIGEDCIIGHNTRIENSTIKDQVQIQNSTIIDSFIDQGCTIGPYAYLRPNSRLGKKVKIGDFVEVKNSSIDDGSKASHLAYVGDAEVGKNVNIGCGVVFVNYDGKNKHKTIVEDNAFVGSNVNLVAPVVVRKKGYIATGSTITKEVPEGALSVAREKQKNISGWVERKGL, via the coding sequence ATGGATAATATATCGGCTGTTATTTTAGCTGCGGGTGCAGGGACAAGAATGAAATCAAAATTACCAAAGGTTTTACATGATGTTTGTGGAAAACCTATGGTAGAACATATAATTGATGCAGCAGAAGAAGTAAATGCTAAAAAAACAATCGTAGTAATCGGTCATAAAGGAGATAAAGTAAAGAAAGCTATTGAGCATCGAGGAGTGGATTTTGCGCTTCAAAAAGAACAATTAGGAACTGGTCATGCAGTGATTAAAGCAGAAGAGTTAATTGAAGATGAAGGAAATGTATTGCTTTTATGTGGAGATACTCCTTTGATAAAGGGAGAGACACTAAAAGCTTTAATAGATTTTCATATAAAAGGAAATTTTCAAGGAACTATTTTAACTGCGGATTTTGAAAATCCTAAAGGATATGGAAGAATTGTTCGGGATGATGAAGGAAATGTAGTAAAGATCGTTGAAGAAAAGGATGCAAATGAACAAGAAAAAAGGATTACAGAAATAAATTCAGGTATGTATTGCTATAATGCAAAATTGTTGAAGGAAGCCCTTAAAAAAATCACAAATGACAACAAGCAGCAGGAGTATTATATTACAGATGTGATTGAAATATTAAGAAAAGAAGGGTATAAAGTAGGTGCATTTAAGGTAGAGGATAATGCAGATATTATGGGTGTTAATTCAAGAGTTCAGCTTGCATGTGCTGAAAAAGTTATGAGAGAAAGAATTTTAACAAAGCATATGGAAGATGGTGTAACTATTATTGACCCTAAAAATACATATATTGAGAAAAATGTAAAGATTGGAATAGATACAGTAATTTATCCAGGAGTTATTTTAAAAGGTGATACAAGTATTGGAGAAGATTGTATTATAGGACACAATACACGTATTGAGAATTCTACTATAAAGGATCAAGTACAAATTCAAAATTCAACTATCATTGATAGCTTTATAGATCAAGGATGTACGATAGGTCCGTATGCTTATTTAAGACCAAATAGCAGATTGGGCAAAAAAGTAAAAATTGGAGATTTTGTAGAAGTTAAAAATTCTAGCATTGATGATGGTTCAAAAGCATCTCATTTAGCTTATGTAGGAGATGCAGAAGTTGGAAAAAATGTAAATATAGGTTGTGGTGTAGTATTTGTCAATTATGATGGTAAAAATAAACATAAAACCATCGTTGAAGATAATGCCTTTGTAGGAAGTAATGTAAACTTAGTTGCTCCTGTTGTAGTAAGAAAGAAAGGATATATAGCAACAGGTTCTACAATTACTAAGGAAGTTCCAGAGGGGGCGCTATCTGTAGCAAGAGAGAAGCAAAAAAATATATCTGGCTGGGTAGAAAGAAAGGGCTTATGA
- a CDS encoding ribose-phosphate diphosphokinase, with the protein MNINGQEIKVFAGNASKDLALKICESLGITLGDAEVGSFSDGEISVNINETVRGADVFVVQSTCAPVNRHLMELLIMIDALKRASAGRITAVIPYYGYARQDRKAKARDPITAKLVADLITSAGADRVLTMDLHAAQIQGYFNIPVDHLLGVPILAEYFKKLNLEDIVVVSPDLGSVTRARNFANILDAPIAIIDKRRPKANVSEVMNIIGDIEGKNVILVDDMIDTAGTITNGAKALKDFGAREVYACCTHPVLSGPAIERIKDSVIKELVVLDTIQLGKEKKLDNIKILSVADILAEAIRRIYENESVSKLFG; encoded by the coding sequence ATGAATATCAATGGACAAGAGATAAAGGTTTTTGCTGGAAATGCCAGTAAGGATTTGGCTCTTAAGATTTGTGAAAGCTTAGGGATAACTTTAGGAGATGCAGAAGTAGGTTCTTTTAGTGATGGAGAGATTTCTGTAAATATCAATGAAACAGTAAGAGGTGCTGATGTATTTGTTGTACAGTCTACCTGTGCACCTGTAAATAGACACTTGATGGAGCTATTAATCATGATAGATGCATTAAAGCGTGCTTCTGCTGGCAGAATAACAGCAGTTATACCTTATTATGGATATGCTAGACAAGATAGAAAAGCAAAAGCTAGAGATCCAATTACTGCAAAGCTTGTAGCAGATCTTATCACTAGTGCAGGGGCAGATCGTGTGCTTACAATGGATTTACATGCAGCACAAATTCAAGGATATTTTAATATTCCTGTAGATCATCTTTTAGGTGTGCCTATTTTAGCAGAATATTTCAAAAAGCTTAACTTAGAGGATATAGTAGTAGTATCTCCTGATCTTGGAAGTGTTACAAGAGCTAGAAATTTTGCAAATATATTAGATGCACCGATTGCGATTATTGATAAAAGAAGACCAAAGGCAAATGTTTCAGAAGTAATGAATATTATTGGAGATATAGAAGGCAAAAATGTTATTTTAGTAGATGATATGATTGATACAGCAGGAACAATTACAAATGGAGCAAAAGCATTAAAGGATTTTGGTGCTAGGGAAGTGTATGCTTGCTGTACTCATCCTGTTTTATCAGGTCCTGCAATAGAAAGAATAAAAGATTCTGTTATAAAAGAACTTGTAGTATTAGATACTATTCAGCTAGGAAAAGAGAAAAAATTAGATAATATAAAAATTTTATCTGTGGCAGATATTTTAGCAGAAGCTATTAGAAGAATATATGAAAATGAGTCTGTAAGTAAATTGTTTGGATAA